The following proteins are encoded in a genomic region of Necator americanus strain Aroian chromosome II, whole genome shotgun sequence:
- a CDS encoding hypothetical protein (NECATOR_CHRII.G6370.T2) — MLWRCCHEWMPVCGVNKGKELQMHLFVFHGYSKEHIAEFKSQKKSRKAAASEKPVHSCIFRETVFNSASGLGRHRTGKLADEHSAPTIVCPLCRENIKNS; from the exons ATGCTCTGGAGG TGTTGCCATGAATGGATGCCAGTGTGTGGTGTAAATAAGGGCAAAGAACTCCAAATGCATCTCTTCGTCTTTCATGGATATTCGAAGGAACACATTGCGGAGTTCAAGTCTCAGAAAAAGAGCCGGAAAGCTGCCGCTTCTGAAAAGCCAGTTCATAGCTGCATATTCCGTGAAACAGTGTTCAACAGTGCGAGTGGACTTGGTCGACATAGAACTGGCAAGCTTGCGGACGAACATTCAGCACCAACTATTGTGTGTCCTCTCTGCAGAGAGAATATTAAA AATTCATAA
- a CDS encoding hypothetical protein (NECATOR_CHRII.G6370.T1): MHLFVFHGYSKEHIAEFKSQKKSRKAAASEKPVHSCIFRETVFNSASGLGRHRTGKLADEHSAPTIVCPLCRENIKNHSEFAEHTHQYHAEDTDDSDGDEEMMEVVVKDDVENQEVARSSTDMDDRHKGIFQRMEMVIVAWASARESVFKLMREPTEGTQMELEQALQEMEEISKILSLLAANIGKSGKRKYCSPPRHAFGRPFSSTDTDEKTAQSLKPLICKRYPPKYSFSALIYARNSRLSGNQL, translated from the exons ATGCATCTCTTCGTCTTTCATGGATATTCGAAGGAACACATTGCGGAGTTCAAGTCTCAGAAAAAGAGCCGGAAAGCTGCCGCTTCTGAAAAGCCAGTTCATAGCTGCATATTCCGTGAAACAGTGTTCAACAGTGCGAGTGGACTTGGTCGACATAGAACTGGCAAGCTTGCGGACGAACATTCAGCACCAACTATTGTGTGTCCTCTCTGCAGAGAGAATATTAAA AACCACAGTGAGTTCGCAGAGCATACTCATCAATATCATGCTGAAGACACAGACGA CAGCGACGGAGATGAAGAGATGATGGAAGTAGTGGTGAAAGATGATGTGGAAAATCAAGAGGTTGCAAGAAGTTCGACGGATATGGACGACCGCCACAAAggtatttttcaaaggatgGAAATGGTTATTGTA GCTTGGGCATCAGCTCGTGAGAGTGTCTTTAAACTAATGAGAGAACCAACGGAAGGCACGCAAATGGAGTTAGAGCAGGCGCTACAGGAAATGGAGGAAATAAGCAAGATATTAAGCTTGTTAGCAGCGAATATTGGAAAGAGCGGAAAGCGGAAATACTGCTCACCGCCTAGACATGCCTTCGGTCGGCCGTTCTCAAGCACTGACACCGATGAGAAAACTGCACAAAGTCTGAAACCACTCATATGCAAAAGATATCCTCCGAAATATTCGTTTAGCGCTCTCATCTACGCAAGGAACAGCAGGCTAAGCGGAAACCAACTGTGA
- a CDS encoding hypothetical protein (NECATOR_CHRII.G6370.T3): protein MMWKIKRLQEVRRIWTTATKAWASARESVFKLMREPTEGTQMELEQALQEMEEISKILSLLAANIGKSGKRKYCSPPRHAFGRPFSSTDTDEKTAQSLKPLICKRYPPKYSFSALIYARNSRLSGNQL from the exons ATGATGTGGAAAATCAAGAGGTTGCAAGAAGTTCGACGGATATGGACGACCGCCACAAAg GCTTGGGCATCAGCTCGTGAGAGTGTCTTTAAACTAATGAGAGAACCAACGGAAGGCACGCAAATGGAGTTAGAGCAGGCGCTACAGGAAATGGAGGAAATAAGCAAGATATTAAGCTTGTTAGCAGCGAATATTGGAAAGAGCGGAAAGCGGAAATACTGCTCACCGCCTAGACATGCCTTCGGTCGGCCGTTCTCAAGCACTGACACCGATGAGAAAACTGCACAAAGTCTGAAACCACTCATATGCAAAAGATATCCTCCGAAATATTCGTTTAGCGCTCTCATCTACGCAAGGAACAGCAGGCTAAGCGGAAACCAACTGTGA
- a CDS encoding hypothetical protein (NECATOR_CHRII.G6371.T1) has product MMRTPCELPNDKKKLHDYTDYKTVQRGVPLATAQNLRLHGRKGESLAATSKRCAVEAALDPSKEQVPPLITDLGVALTGSVDRPN; this is encoded by the coding sequence ATGATGCGCACTCCATGCGAACTAccaaacgacaaaaaaaaactacatgacTACACGGACTACAAGACGGTCCAGCGGGGAGTACCACTAGCCACCGCCCAAAACCTGCGACTACACGGCAGGAAAGGTGAATCACTCGCTGCTACCAGCAAGCGTTGCGCAGTGGAAGCAGCTCTCGACCCAAGCAAAGAGCAAGTACCACCTCTAATAACTGATCTGGGCGTCGCTCTCACCGGGAGTGTCGACAGGCCGAATTaa